The DNA window CCACCTGGATGAAGAGCGGGGAACGCCAGCGCGTTCCCCACAGCAACGGGTATTCCTGGCTGTACGTGTACGGCTTCGTCCATCCTTGGACGGGACGCTGCGACCTGCTCCGGTTCGACAGCGTCGACGTGGCCTCCTTCAATGCCGCGCTGCAACTCTTCAAAGCGCGCGTTGATCCCCACAACGAGGCCCATATCATTCTCTATGTCGACAATGCCGGGTGGCACCGCAGTCAAAGAGTGATCTGTCCTGAAGGCATTGAACTGATGTTTTCTCTGCCCTACACGCCAGAACTGATGCCAGCAGAGCATCTGTGGCCGCCGATCAAAGCGGGATTGGTCAATCGCGCCTGGGA is part of the Deinococcus aquaedulcis genome and encodes:
- a CDS encoding transposase gives rise to the protein TWMKSGERQRVPHSNGYSWLYVYGFVHPWTGRCDLLRFDSVDVASFNAALQLFKARVDPHNEAHIILYVDNAGWHRSQRVICPEGIELMFSLPYTPELMPAEHLWPPIKAGLVNRAWDSRAELLAAVDERCAWLMTQEALVSRTTYFHWLPNA